The following is a genomic window from Oscarella lobularis chromosome 2, ooOscLobu1.1, whole genome shotgun sequence.
TTCCTCGAGTGACGTATCCTAGTAGCTTCTACGAGGTACTTGTGAATAGTCTTTCGTTCCTGCGTTTTCTCATTCTCTGTCTCACAGCACTTTGCACAAATGGACAGAATTAAAAAGATAGCCAGCTCACTTTATGCTGGCTTCCCCGTTGGAGTCCATCAAAGTTTCGACGTCAGTACTCTTATCACGCTCGTCGCTCCGAGGCTGCATCAAATTTTATCTCCAACCTTTCGCCCTGTGCGCCTTTTTTCCCCCCCAACGTTGGCACCACTACTATTTGTGTCTTTTAGGTTGACGTGAAATTATTTGGACAGTGTGAAAAGGAGCAGTTGAAGGCTATGGTGAATCTAATGGTTGCTTACAATATTAGCTATGGCCAGCAGAGGCAGCCAGACGGACAATATGCTTATGAGTTTGAACCGTGAGTAAATCGACTGCTACTTGGCATCTGTCTCACTCTTTTGCATTAGGAATATAGATTTGATCACGAAATTTTCTGAAAGCGGACAACGCCCGCTGAATTATTCAACCAGACAGCTCATAGCACACGAGGTACGTTCACAGGTTTTAATTTCTTGTCTTCTCGCAACTCTGGTCAGattgaaaaggagaaaatgagACGAAGTGACACGAGCTACGAAATGAGCTCACGCTcagagtacagtacctttcAGCCAGAGATGCACTTGTCTTGACGACATACTTATCTAGCGAAGCATCTTTGATGAAAGGAAAAGCAACGAGTCACGTTCCTCATGATATCAAAAGTCAATTCAAAGTACAGACCCGGGTAAAAGAAAGGCGTTGTGCATATAAACACTGGACGTTTCAGTGTCATTGCTTTTAGCTCAAAACTAAAGAAGATggtttttttcaatttcgttcgTCAAAAGGTACCCAGCATGAATTTCACGTGATTAATTATTGTTATGATAAGCGCATGATAGCGGAAGAAATGTCCACGAAACGATCTGGTGGTGGCCCACAGCATTCACTCTGGTTCCGATTCACAGAAGGTTTTTCCAACGCAGTCAAAAGAGCAGTCAAAGTCCAGGATTTTTTGTAAGTACATTATTAGATACCAGAAAGAAAACACTACACAGAAAGCTTTTCGCAATCACGGACGGGTTCAAGCAGAGACACACAGAGTCCTCGAAAGACTTTAATTAACGCTAGACCATAGCACcaaatattattattacacACACATCTATTCTCACAATCAGCGGGCCAGGGTCAGTGAAGAGAATGCCACCCTGcaagaagaaggcaaagcATATACCCCTTAGTTGATGATCCAGATCTCCTGTATTGTATCTATCTACGTTGTATCTTACCTTCGTTTCTGTAGGCTCTAAACGCTGTCATGTAGTCCTCGACTTCTTTCGCGCAGTTCTTCAGATGGTTGACGCCTTCTCGCCGATTGCAGTCGACCAAATGCTGGCGGAAGATCTTCACCTTTTCGAGGTGAATCGCCCGTCGTCTCACCCACTGCTCTCGAGCCTGGgccgcgccgacgacgtcgcctttttcgacTTCGTTTAGTTCGGGAGCTTGTGGATACTCCCGGTGAAAAGaggtcgtcgtcatcgtgaGCAGACTCTCTCGTACTGAATGTCCCGTATAAAAGCACCGGAAGCGTACTCACGTACAGTACACGTTTCTACATTTTGTACTGATTTTTGAGGCTGGCTGTGCTCAACGCAGGCACTATAATTCGCAAATGGCAGAACCGGTTCCCGATCCTCTCTTTGAAGAGATCGTCTTGCAGGAAGAGTGGCTGCCGAGATTAGCTTCCCAACTTGAGTTCTCCCGTTTACTTTACGATCTCTCTGCCGTCGGAATTTTAGCGGCAGACGAACGCGAAGCTCTTCTAAAGTCGCTTTCCCGGAAATCGAAAGAGGAAGTAGCGACCGAGTTGTTTCGCGATATTCTACCCAAATACGGCCTTGGAACGTTTGACAAGTTTATCTCGGTGCTTCTGGGCACAGGGTATAAAGAAACGGCGAAGTCGCTGCAAGGTGCGTCATGGGATGCGGAAGAATCCGTAGAAGGCGTGCCCCTTTCACCCTGACGAcgtaattttattttttctttgcagacaAGAGAGAGATTGGCACTCATGGATTCGGTAAAGTTTGCGTCAGATCAATCCGCGAAGCCTTGAGTACTAATTTGATTTAATCTCAAAACGTAGTTATGGAAGCTTgtattgacgacgacggcattgGTAAAATAAGATGTTAATAGTCAATGCATGGGAATTTCGTTGTTTAGACTTTCACTTAATGTATTTCTTTTCACAATAGAGGAAGCAATGTGTGGATCTCATAACCTATGTATAGACAGTTCTGATGTGTTGCCGTTGTATTTATATAACATGCTTCGTAGCGAAAAGAATAAGATTTCAAGCTGATCCTGAATTTGGTAAGCATTGTACATAATTAAGGTgtctaattaattgacttgtgttttagaaaaagcgGCCCTGGTAAATCTGCAATTTTGTATGCAAAAGTATATAAAACTCCTTCTGGAAATAATGTTTGTTATATTTAGTGGAATTGTTTTCAAAGCATCCAGAAGTTGGTAAGTGAGTCCTGGGAGTCAAACGATTAGCAAAAGACTAGCATTGAACTCCTCTCTTTAGCAATTGAATGCGGCGTGGATCCAAAACTAGGTATAATACTAAATACCAATTTTTGATAGACtagtttttctttgtagcgCTACTGTTTCATAAAAACGAAGATCTAAGTAAATAACATTGTTTCCTCATATTTTGATATACAGTACATGTATTTCTGTATATatgaaaggaaagaaattgGATGATCCAACCTTGAGTAATTACTTAAGCCATGCACACTATGCCTCGCATGATTGCGTTTCTGTTtagaaaatttgtttttcgaATATCCAGAAACAGGTGctaaaattttattttctacaCGTTTAGTGCATGTCTCTGGCCGTAGGAGAAATGTTTGTGGACTATCCCTATCTTGGTACTACAAAAACTCAATTTGTGTATGAATATTTATTCTCCTTTTGCTTCTTAGTGAAAATCTTTCACAGAAATCCAGAATTGGGTAGACTCGGTTGTTTAATTGATTAGAGGGATACATGTGTGGTGTTCTGTTTAGCTGTTACGTTGTCACGCGAACCCGAAAAAGGTACAAATTATAATTTCTCAACTATTCGTTTTTGTTGTAATTTGTTATCATGTTAAATTCTAGTGAAGGAAGTGGCTGAAGAACCGAATGAAAGTTGCAAATTTTAGAGTCAGTGATACGGACTTTTATTTACCGTTATTATCTGTAGAGTCACAATACGTGGCAGCAAAATTAGGTAACACAAATATCAGCACCATAAAAATAACTGTTTAGTGTTTGTAAAGTTGTGAAGAACGCCCAAGAGCCCGAACTAGGTACAGTATCAATATATATACGTCCCTAAATCGCGCCTACTGTATGTACGTAATGTGATTCTTATTCAGCGAGAGAACTTGCGAACATGTGGCGTAACGGTATATAGCAGAAAGCAGGTGATACGATAGAATGCAAGTGAAGTCTGCGTGTGTTTAGACGATGAAATGCCGGAAGATCTTGATCTACGTATGGAAATGCATTGTTCTTTAAATTAAAATAGCATTTCATTTTGTTATTATAGATGGATTTATAATAGATGAACGAATTGGTACGTTTTTATGTTTTCAATGCCTCCTATATTTATTGTAGATTATTATGACAGGAATGGGAATGGCTCTGCTGCCGCCTATAAGTACGCCTTATGCTGAGAGTAAATGCTATTAGATTTATCTTTTTGTAGGAGAATGTGTGCGCTCAGTGAGATTTGGTGAAGATATTATTAAATAAACTAGCGCTCTATTGCTGACTGAGCGCCCTTCTTTAGAACCCGACGGTTCTCCCAACATTGATGATGGTATATTGAATAGAATGCTGCACGACAACTGTAGCTAACGCGTTGTTTTAGTTATGAAGTTGATTCAACTTGGAACAGAATTGGGTATAGGAGATAACTGCTAACAGCTAATAGTTAATGTTCTGCGTGTAGCACAAAATATTGAAGGATTCGTTAAAAACAGTCAGTAGCAATTTTTTATGCAGTCAATAAAACAATGCAAActctgtttttcttttagccaAAGTGGATCCTATATATGGTATGAAGACTTTCCGATACGCCTATTCAAGCATAAATTGTTTTTGTTTAACATAGTGAAGTCATTTGAACAAGGCAGCCAAGCAGGTTAGctccgtttttttcttttattttttctactaaAGGCAAATTTAGTTAAAGTTCTCGGCAAACAGCCGGAGTTAGGTAAAAGTGTGTTGTTGTCGTGCAGCTCAATAAAGGAATTTTGTTTGTCAGTCCGAAAGTACGTTTTGCAACGACCAGAAATTTGTAAGCTGAAGATGAACGAAATGTGCCAAAGTAAAAGccttgttttttcttaggtgcAATGCTAAGGCAATTAGTTGATCTTGGTATGAACTGCATGCTTATACATATAGAAATGTTTTCTTGCTATTTTCTAATTATCTCTCGTTTGCGTACACTTGAAAGAACGCAGAGGAGATCTGGTGGCATTGGGTATGTGCTTGCGGCGTTTTGGATAAACGGTACACAGTAATTTTCTAAACTTTAGGAAAAGCTATTGACAAAGTTCTTAATGAAATGCGTAAGTAGACTTAAGCTATTTCATTCGAACTTTGAATTTCTTGTTCATAGTAAAAATGTTGGAAAGCGATCCTGAAATGAGTAAGCCATTTCATTAATTTCCACTCGCACACCTTATACATTTCCGTGCTACAGATAAGAAAATGTTTACCGAAGTAAACGCTTTTCGAAGTTTtgaaaaagccaaaaagcAGGGCCTAGTGACTGTAGTGAGATCCCGAATTCACCTGGTCGGAAAAGACAACGCAGGAAAAACTTGCGTCAAAAATGCCCTGCTCAGTAAACAATTTGTCGAAAATCAATTTAGCACGCCTGGAATCGCCACCAATGTGGCCATCTGCCAGGCGGAAACGGCAAGCGAAGACGGAGCGTGGGTGCTCCAGGAAGAGGGTCAACCGGCAGCAGTCATAGCTGGAGCGCTGAAAGCGACTCAACGAGGAGACGCAAGCGCAGTCGCAGTGGCGGAATCGGCGAAAGCGAGGAAACCAGCAGGTACTGTTGCTTCCGCCGAGAAAGGCGAATCTCGTCCTACTGGCAATGTGAGTGGACCCCAACTGCCCGCTAGCCGTCCTTCAGTCGCCGCCAGGCCTGACGTGGGTTCCATGACAACACGAAGAGTCCGTCGTCCTGGAAAAATACAACCGTATTGTCGTCTCCCAGGCGACGGAGACAAAATCGTTCGAAATTTCAGCGAATCTTCCGAATTGCTTGACGTCTGGAAAAAGATGGCGGACGCAGACAGCAACGAGCCTGTTCACTCGTCCATTACCATTTGGGACGAGGGCGGTCAAGAACAGTATCTCAACATGCAGACGCCGTTTATTGCCGAAGACGCCGTCCACTTGCTCGTATTCGATCTCACGCAGGATCCGAATTCCGAAGTTCGTTACACGTATTATCGACACGGTACCGGCGCAATTCCGCAGCCCTCCTTCGGTTTCCACACGTACGGTGGCGTACTTCGCGTCTGGTTGAGCATGCTCGTCGTCTCCGGCGGAGGTTCAGACAGGGCTCTGGGCGAATTTTTGGGCGGCGAGAGCGCCGACATCACGACCCTCGGCGAAGCTTTTATGCCAAAAGTTGCTTCTCCGCCGTGCATTCTAATTGGTACGCGAGCCCAGCAACCTGACGCTCAAATTCGGGATTATCAGGAGTACCTAAAGAAACTCTTTGCCACAACCGAAAAGGCTCAATTGATTGATCACATCGTTCAAAGCGAAACCGACTGCAGCACCATTCCTGGTCACCCCGATCCGTTTTTATTCTATCCCGTCGAATGCAATTTTGCTTCGAAGAGAGAGATTGAGGCAGCAATTAGACAAAAGTCGCTCACCGGCCACAACGTCGTTATTCCTCAAGATCCGAATTTTGCGAAAATTCGTCACAGAATCATCCAAGCCGCGCAGCAATATTGGAAGAAGCGTCAGCTTCCCAAACGATGGCTCATACTTCAACTGCTCAACGAATTCGtcagcaaagaaaacgctATCGTCCACAGGGACTTTCTGTTTTCCGTAGCAACCAAAGCTTGCCACATCACCGACGAAAGCGAGTTTCTCTACGCGATGATGTACCTCGACGCACTTGGCATGATCATTTACAAGCCGGGATCGAAATACCGCGTCTTGAATGAGCACATCATCACCGATCCCTCGTGGCTGTTCGAGCTCTTCTCCCGCTTCCTTCCCATAATATCTCAAGAAAAGGGACGAACGGCTAGAATTGACAACGAGGAGCTCTACGATCATTACCCGAGTGACCTTGTGAAGGTTCAAACGGAAGGCATTATGTGCTCGAGATTGGTGAAATACTTTCTCAATCACGTGAAACGAGCAGAGAATCATCGAAATCAGATGCTGAGGCTCCTGCAggactttgacgtcattgctcCGTGTAACGCAGAGGGCAGCGAGGAGCCAGAAGAGAGCAGCAGCTTCTACGTTCCCTGCCTGGTTCAAAAGCGCCTCGACGATAAACGCGAGTGCTTTGTCTATCAGGAGCAGGAGAGACAGATGTACACGTGTCCTCTGGTTCTCAAAGCTCGTACGATCCTCATTTGGCCCGAGCCTCTGttctttcgtctcgtcaCTCGCTTTCTCAACAAATTCCAACCTAAAGAGACCATCGTCGAGCGCAACAGAGTTGTCATCTACGACATCGATT
Proteins encoded in this region:
- the LOC136183612 gene encoding uncharacterized protein, with translation MAEPVPDPLFEEIVLQEEWLPRLASQLEFSRLLYDLSAVGILAADEREALLKSLSRKSKEEVATELFRDILPKYGLGTFDKFISVLLGTGYKETAKSLQDKREIGTHGFVMEACIDDDGIEEAMCGSHNLSKRIRFQADPEFEKAALVNLQFLELFSKHPEVAIECGVDPKLALLFHKNEDLRKKLDDPTLKNLFFEYPETGEMFVDYPYLVKIFHRNPELAVTLSREPEKVKEVAEEPNEKSQYVAAKLVVKNAQEPELARELANMWRNDDEMPEDLDLHGFIIDERIGMGMALLPPIRECVRSVRFEPDGSPNIDDVMKLIQLGTELAQNIEGFVKNTKVDPIYVKSFEQGSQAVKVLGKQPELVRKYVLQRPEICAMLRQLVDLERRGDLVALGKAIDKVLNEMLKMLESDPEMNKKMFTEVNAFRSFEKAKKQGLVTVVRSRIHLVGKDNAGKTCVKNALLSKQFVENQFSTPGIATNVAICQAETASEDGAWVLQEEGQPAAVIAGALKATQRGDASAVAVAESAKARKPAGTVASAEKGESRPTGNVSGPQLPASRPSVAARPDVGSMTTRRVRRPGKIQPYCRLPGDGDKIVRNFSESSELLDVWKKMADADSNEPVHSSITIWDEGGQEQYLNMQTPFIAEDAVHLLVFDLTQDPNSEVRYTYYRHGTGAIPQPSFGFHTYGGVLRVWLSMLVVSGGGSDRALGEFLGGESADITTLGEAFMPKVASPPCILIGTRAQQPDAQIRDYQEYLKKLFATTEKAQLIDHIVQSETDCSTIPGHPDPFLFYPVECNFASKREIEAAIRQKSLTGHNVVIPQDPNFAKIRHRIIQAAQQYWKKRQLPKRWLILQLLNEFVSKENAIVHRDFLFSVATKACHITDESEFLYAMMYLDALGMIIYKPGSKYRVLNEHIITDPSWLFELFSRFLPIISQEKGRTARIDNEELYDHYPSDLVKVQTEGIMCSRLVKYFLNHVKRAENHRNQMLRLLQDFDVIAPCNAEGSEEPEESSSFYVPCLVQKRLDDKRECFVYQEQERQMYTCPLVLKARTILIWPEPLFFRLVTRFLNKFQPKETIVERNRVVIYDIDLSSHMIALEFLYLDPKYVTATVRFRTPTFASGFHEVKRKCQELRQMILSELNDIKKLGFQNFDAIVCIGKDPRILPTPEKDESDLYINFEEKREVVPCPDEVYHDVYLRMKGDKKLLPLSLVSELSYWYSVEKEEFSLSRADTCSGILLTVIPAESENVTGALKLAVAKALPECEFVQFSKELLGDATTNLQQTTCRSFLLKVVNVIDTWQKRLIDQEENATVGCLLDVCKRVKLSRTTIEEELRTLNPSGVFPSDDAPVSAEIIRSCVNVGCLKWEEIALNLLFSTPDLRKIEDSSKSLKLKLQRVLEEWQLRKADHSVGRLLKALSSAGINRAHVEKNYFDWLK